One genomic window of Ilyobacter polytropus DSM 2926 includes the following:
- a CDS encoding membrane protein, producing MKFDLIAFMMDQFVLMFVAVVTGMILGKILKIGTSGTLFTGLGMGWAVRKMAVDTVAAGDVAGHVKAAEKLLKISVVDKMFFLLFLILFVAAVGLLAADKIGIIIKKYGAKFIILGFIITLLGAATTYGLTLMSKNASPYEVSGVYTGALTSSPGLAAAIETAREHAKGWAEEYSELDDHDKGRILNILGEEGVTLDNTTSLTPAQIDEFVVKAEAGVGVGHAIGYPFGVIIVILAMRFFPILFRLNVDEEYKKFNEEMAAAEAAGGVKEIETVTFDLTAFILACAVGYFIGKIKIFLGPLGYFGLGSTGGVLIASLVFGYIGKVGMFHFRMDKKILAAIREVGLALFLAIVGLRYGFAVIDSLTGSGLFLAFVSLMVGVVAMTIGFIVGKYAMGINWIMLSGAICGGMTSTPGLGVAIDAVGNDDPAAGYGATYPFALFGMVLFTIILHKLPM from the coding sequence ATGAAATTTGATTTGATTGCTTTTATGATGGACCAGTTTGTTTTAATGTTTGTTGCTGTTGTTACAGGAATGATACTCGGTAAGATTCTAAAAATAGGAACTTCAGGAACATTGTTTACAGGACTTGGAATGGGATGGGCAGTACGAAAAATGGCAGTGGATACTGTCGCTGCAGGGGATGTTGCAGGTCATGTAAAAGCGGCCGAAAAGCTTTTAAAAATATCTGTTGTAGATAAGATGTTCTTTTTACTTTTCTTGATACTATTCGTTGCAGCTGTTGGACTTCTTGCAGCGGACAAAATCGGTATTATTATTAAAAAATATGGTGCAAAATTCATAATTCTTGGATTTATCATCACTCTTTTAGGAGCGGCTACTACTTACGGACTTACTCTTATGAGTAAAAATGCTAGCCCTTATGAGGTTTCAGGTGTTTACACAGGGGCACTTACAAGTTCTCCGGGACTTGCAGCCGCCATCGAGACAGCTAGAGAGCACGCTAAAGGATGGGCTGAAGAGTATAGTGAATTAGATGATCATGATAAAGGAAGAATATTAAATATCCTTGGTGAAGAGGGAGTAACTCTTGACAATACAACATCTCTTACACCTGCACAAATTGATGAATTTGTAGTAAAAGCAGAAGCTGGAGTTGGAGTAGGACACGCTATTGGATATCCATTTGGAGTAATAATAGTTATCTTAGCTATGAGATTCTTTCCAATTTTATTTAGACTTAATGTAGATGAAGAATATAAAAAGTTTAACGAAGAGATGGCAGCAGCAGAAGCAGCTGGCGGAGTAAAAGAGATAGAAACAGTAACTTTCGACCTTACAGCATTTATACTTGCATGTGCAGTAGGTTACTTTATCGGTAAGATCAAAATATTCTTAGGACCTCTAGGTTACTTTGGACTTGGTTCTACAGGAGGAGTACTAATAGCATCTCTAGTATTTGGTTACATCGGTAAAGTTGGAATGTTCCACTTTAGAATGGATAAGAAAATCCTTGCAGCTATAAGAGAAGTAGGACTTGCTCTTTTCCTTGCCATAGTAGGGCTTAGATATGGATTTGCAGTTATCGATTCACTTACTGGATCAGGACTTTTCCTAGCATTTGTTTCACTAATGGTTGGAGTTGTCGCAATGACAATCGGATTCATCGTAGGTAAATACGCTATGGGAATCAACTGGATCATGCTTTCAGGAGCTATCTGTGGTGGTATGACATCTACTCCTGGACTAGGAGTGGCAATCGATGCAGTAGGTAATGATGACCCAGCAGCAGGATACGGAGCTACATATCCATTTGCACTCTTTGGAATGGTATTATTTACAATAATTCTACATAAATTACCAATGTAA
- a CDS encoding YifB family Mg chelatase-like AAA ATPase — protein MLAKVLSSGFLGIDPYQVEVEVDISNGLPVFNIVGLADAAISESRERVKAAIKNCGFSMNPKRILVNLSPAGIKKEGPQFDLPIAIGIMRSFEYIKDDTRLSDYMFIGELSLGGSVKRTSGVINAVICAKEKGMKGIIIPRENMREASMIEGIEVVPVRNLKEVLEFIDDGKIQIYNEELIDECKKNNYSFDFKEVKGQYAAKRALEISAAGGHNLFMVGSPGSGKSMLAKRLPTIMPNMTQKEIVESTKIYSSNGLLNDTFPIVNKRPFRNPHHSSSVVALVGGGRVPKAGEITLAHTGVLFLDEATEFPKNVLETLRQPVEDRKISITRASYRVDFPTDFILVLASNPCNCGLLFEDGGKCTCTQHQINNYKKKISGPIVDRMDLYVEVKKLKTEELLNYGEGESSETIRNRVEEAREKQIMRMGEGKLNSNMTQKEIKKYCKLDEESLKLLKDAIESLGLSARSYDKTLKVARTIADLEKRESIDKGDILEALSYRKK, from the coding sequence ATGCTTGCGAAAGTTTTAAGTTCGGGTTTCCTGGGTATAGATCCATACCAGGTGGAAGTGGAAGTAGATATAAGCAATGGGCTACCGGTCTTTAATATAGTTGGTCTTGCAGATGCAGCAATATCAGAAAGTCGTGAAAGGGTAAAGGCTGCAATCAAAAACTGCGGTTTTAGTATGAATCCAAAAAGAATACTTGTGAACCTTTCTCCTGCAGGGATTAAAAAAGAGGGACCACAGTTTGATCTGCCTATAGCAATAGGAATAATGAGGTCTTTTGAATATATCAAAGATGATACTAGACTTTCGGATTATATGTTTATAGGGGAGCTGTCTTTGGGAGGGAGCGTAAAAAGAACCAGTGGAGTCATAAATGCAGTGATATGTGCAAAAGAAAAGGGAATGAAGGGGATAATCATTCCAAGGGAAAATATGAGGGAAGCCTCAATGATAGAGGGTATAGAGGTTGTACCGGTGAGAAATCTGAAAGAGGTCCTAGAGTTCATTGATGACGGCAAGATCCAAATCTACAATGAAGAACTTATAGATGAATGTAAAAAAAATAATTATAGTTTTGATTTTAAAGAGGTAAAGGGACAGTATGCTGCTAAAAGAGCTCTGGAAATATCTGCAGCAGGAGGGCACAATCTCTTTATGGTGGGAAGCCCGGGATCAGGTAAGTCAATGCTGGCCAAAAGACTTCCTACAATAATGCCAAACATGACCCAGAAAGAGATTGTAGAATCGACAAAAATATATAGTAGCAATGGACTTTTAAATGATACCTTCCCCATTGTGAACAAAAGGCCATTTAGAAATCCCCACCATTCATCATCGGTTGTTGCACTGGTAGGCGGAGGAAGAGTTCCTAAAGCAGGAGAGATAACTCTGGCTCATACAGGGGTACTTTTTTTAGATGAGGCTACAGAGTTTCCAAAGAATGTATTGGAAACACTAAGGCAGCCGGTGGAGGACAGGAAAATTTCCATTACAAGAGCATCTTATAGGGTTGATTTCCCAACAGATTTTATTTTGGTATTGGCCAGTAATCCATGTAATTGTGGTTTGCTTTTTGAAGATGGAGGAAAATGTACCTGTACTCAACATCAGATAAATAACTATAAGAAAAAAATCTCAGGTCCAATTGTTGACAGGATGGATCTCTATGTTGAAGTTAAAAAACTCAAAACAGAAGAGCTTTTAAATTATGGTGAAGGGGAATCTTCTGAAACTATAAGAAACAGAGTGGAGGAAGCCAGGGAAAAGCAGATCATGAGAATGGGAGAAGGGAAGCTAAATTCGAATATGACCCAAAAAGAGATAAAAAAATATTGTAAACTAGATGAAGAAAGTCTGAAGTTATTGAAAGATGCCATTGAAAGTCTTGGTCTTTCTGCTAGGAGTTATGATAAAACTTTGAAAGTGGCAAGGACAATAGCAGATCTTGAGAAAAGAGAATCTATAGATAAAGGGGATATTTTAGAGGCTTTATCCTATCGGAAAAAATAA
- a CDS encoding BMP family lipoprotein, with amino-acid sequence MKKIFAFLMVVMMLALTACGGKEEAAKEETLKVGIVLSIGGLGDKSFNDSAYRGLEQAKKDLGIEFKYVEPASPAEDEQFLREFAENGYDLVVATGFLMKDATEKMAKEFPDVKFAIIDEVIELPNVSSLVFSEDEGSFLVGALAAMMSETNTVGFVGGMEVPLIKKFQRGYDMGAKYVNPDIKVLGLFTSGPNPFNDPVRGKENALSLIKQGADVVYHAAGGTGVGVIDAAKESGVYAIGVDSNQDDVAPGTVLTSMIKNVDVAVYNTVKQVLDNDFKAGINRFGVAENGVGTSDFANTKDVIGEEKLNKLKEIREKIINGEIKF; translated from the coding sequence ATGAAAAAGATTTTTGCATTTCTGATGGTTGTAATGATGCTGGCACTAACTGCCTGCGGTGGTAAAGAAGAAGCGGCAAAAGAAGAGACTTTGAAGGTTGGAATAGTTCTTTCCATAGGAGGACTTGGAGATAAGTCTTTCAACGACTCTGCTTATAGGGGGCTAGAGCAAGCTAAAAAAGACCTAGGAATCGAATTTAAATATGTAGAACCTGCATCGCCTGCAGAAGATGAGCAGTTTCTTAGAGAGTTCGCTGAGAATGGTTATGACTTAGTTGTTGCCACTGGATTTCTTATGAAAGATGCCACTGAAAAAATGGCTAAAGAGTTTCCTGATGTTAAGTTTGCAATTATTGACGAAGTAATCGAACTTCCAAATGTATCTTCACTTGTTTTCTCTGAAGATGAAGGTTCATTCTTAGTAGGAGCCTTAGCTGCTATGATGAGTGAAACCAATACTGTTGGATTCGTAGGTGGGATGGAAGTTCCTCTTATCAAAAAATTCCAGAGAGGATACGATATGGGTGCTAAGTATGTGAACCCTGACATAAAAGTTCTTGGATTGTTTACTTCAGGACCTAACCCGTTCAACGATCCTGTTAGAGGTAAAGAAAATGCTCTTTCACTTATCAAGCAAGGAGCAGACGTCGTATATCATGCAGCAGGAGGAACTGGTGTAGGGGTTATCGATGCTGCAAAAGAATCTGGTGTTTACGCTATCGGTGTAGATTCAAACCAAGATGATGTTGCTCCAGGAACAGTTCTTACTTCAATGATCAAAAATGTTGATGTAGCTGTATATAATACAGTTAAACAGGTTTTAGACAATGATTTTAAAGCAGGTATCAACAGATTTGGAGTAGCTGAAAATGGAGTTGGTACAAGTGACTTTGCAAATACAAAAGATGTTATCGGAGAAGAAAAATTAAATAAATTAAAAGAGATAAGAGAAAAAATTATAAATGGTGAAATTAAATTCTAA
- a CDS encoding rhodanese-like domain-containing protein: MGIRSGYATMILRAGGFENVKNYEGSIYEWCGDATMPMEK, encoded by the coding sequence ATGGGAATAAGATCAGGTTATGCAACTATGATCCTCAGAGCCGGTGGCTTTGAAAATGTAAAAAATTATGAAGGTTCTATTTACGAATGGTGTGGCGATGCAACTATGCCAATGGAGAAATAA
- a CDS encoding ribose-phosphate diphosphokinase, which translates to MIREARDVKIFTGNSNINLARKIAEKCGLPLGDANIVRFKDGEIYARINETVRGCDVFIIQPTSEPVNENLMELLIFIDALKRASVKTINVVIPYYGYARQDRKASPREPITSKLVANLLTVAGASRILTMDLHANQIQGFFDIPVDHLQALPILAKYFIEKGLSGDNVVVVSPDVGGVKRARKLSEWLDCKIAIIDKRRPKPNMSEVMNLIGEVEGKTAIFIDDMIDTAGTITNGAEAIIKRGAKEAYACCTHGILSGPAMERLEASPLKEVVVTDSINLVEEKKIGKIKVLSVDLLFAEAIKRIVNNESISELFDKR; encoded by the coding sequence ATGATAAGAGAAGCGAGAGATGTAAAGATTTTTACTGGGAATTCAAATATCAACTTGGCCAGAAAAATTGCTGAAAAGTGTGGACTTCCTCTAGGAGATGCAAACATTGTAAGGTTTAAAGATGGTGAAATTTATGCAAGAATTAATGAAACGGTAAGAGGATGCGATGTATTTATTATCCAACCTACTTCAGAACCGGTAAATGAAAATCTTATGGAGCTTTTGATATTTATTGATGCACTAAAAAGAGCTTCTGTAAAAACTATAAATGTGGTTATCCCTTACTATGGATATGCCAGACAAGACAGAAAGGCGAGCCCAAGAGAACCAATTACATCTAAACTCGTAGCTAACCTTTTAACTGTAGCTGGAGCCTCTAGAATTTTAACTATGGATCTTCATGCTAATCAAATTCAAGGATTCTTTGATATTCCTGTAGATCACCTACAAGCTTTACCTATTTTAGCAAAGTACTTTATAGAGAAAGGTTTAAGTGGTGATAACGTAGTAGTAGTATCACCAGACGTAGGGGGAGTAAAAAGAGCAAGGAAATTATCTGAATGGCTTGATTGTAAAATAGCAATTATCGACAAAAGAAGACCAAAGCCAAACATGTCTGAGGTTATGAACCTTATAGGAGAGGTAGAAGGAAAAACAGCAATATTTATTGATGATATGATAGACACAGCTGGAACAATAACAAATGGTGCCGAAGCTATAATAAAAAGAGGTGCTAAAGAAGCCTATGCTTGCTGTACACACGGAATTCTATCAGGACCAGCAATGGAGAGACTTGAAGCGTCACCGCTTAAAGAGGTTGTTGTTACAGACTCTATAAACCTTGTTGAAGAAAAGAAAATAGGAAAAATAAAAGTACTTTCTGTAGATCTACTTTTTGCAGAAGCGATAAAAAGAATTGTAAATAACGAGTCCATTTCTGAACTTTTTGATAAAAGATAA
- the glmU gene encoding bifunctional UDP-N-acetylglucosamine diphosphorylase/glucosamine-1-phosphate N-acetyltransferase GlmU, with translation MNLKTLILAAGKGTRMKSDLPKVLHKVNGIPMIKKIIEVLDKLNSKENILILGHEKEMILDSLGDVHYVVQDKQLGTGHAIMMAEEQLKDYDGDIMVVCGDTPLLTSETLEKMYKKHRESGAVTTILTSIVEDPYGYGRIVKKNNLVSAIVEEKEATESEKEIKEINAGVYCFDSKKLFRALSKIEKHVEKDEYYLTDVISINVNNCEKVETYTLENNEEVLGVNSKVQLAEAEAVLRNRKNLDLMNNGVILIDPKNTYIEESVEIGADTVIYPGALLQGETTIGKNCEITGNTRILDSKIGNNVNIQSSVIKESILEQGVTIGPFAHIRPKSHLKEKVHIGNFVEVKKSVLETGVKAGHLTYLGDAEIGTDTNIGAGTITCNYDGKNKHKTKIGKNVFIGSDSMLVAPLDIGDGALTGAGSVITKDIPSNALGVTRSKQIIKKEWNKK, from the coding sequence ATGAATTTGAAAACTTTGATTTTAGCTGCAGGAAAAGGCACTAGAATGAAGTCAGATCTACCAAAAGTTTTGCATAAAGTAAACGGGATCCCTATGATAAAGAAGATTATAGAGGTTCTTGATAAACTAAATTCTAAGGAAAACATTCTGATTTTAGGTCATGAAAAAGAGATGATTCTTGATTCCCTAGGAGATGTACACTACGTAGTACAGGATAAGCAACTGGGAACAGGGCATGCCATAATGATGGCAGAAGAACAGCTTAAGGATTATGACGGAGACATAATGGTAGTATGTGGGGACACACCACTTTTAACTTCTGAAACATTGGAAAAAATGTATAAAAAACATAGAGAATCTGGTGCTGTGACAACTATTCTAACATCTATAGTAGAAGATCCTTATGGGTACGGAAGAATAGTAAAGAAAAACAACTTGGTCAGTGCCATAGTAGAGGAAAAGGAAGCAACAGAGAGTGAAAAGGAAATAAAGGAGATAAATGCGGGAGTTTATTGTTTTGATTCTAAAAAACTTTTCAGAGCTCTTTCTAAGATAGAGAAACACGTTGAAAAAGATGAGTACTATCTGACTGACGTTATCAGTATCAATGTAAATAATTGTGAAAAGGTTGAGACATATACACTTGAAAACAATGAAGAGGTTTTGGGGGTAAATTCCAAAGTCCAGCTTGCAGAGGCAGAGGCAGTACTTAGAAACAGAAAAAACTTAGATCTAATGAATAACGGAGTTATACTAATAGATCCTAAAAATACATATATAGAAGAAAGTGTGGAAATAGGTGCAGACACTGTAATTTATCCAGGAGCTTTGCTTCAGGGTGAGACTACTATCGGAAAAAACTGTGAGATAACAGGAAACACAAGAATCTTAGATTCCAAAATTGGTAACAATGTTAATATACAAAGTTCAGTGATCAAAGAAAGTATTTTGGAACAGGGAGTGACTATAGGTCCTTTTGCCCATATCAGACCGAAATCACACTTGAAAGAAAAAGTACACATAGGTAACTTTGTGGAAGTGAAAAAATCTGTGCTAGAAACAGGAGTTAAGGCTGGGCATCTTACTTATCTGGGAGATGCTGAGATAGGGACAGACACTAATATAGGGGCTGGAACTATCACATGCAATTACGATGGTAAGAACAAACACAAGACAAAAATTGGTAAAAATGTATTTATAGGAAGTGATAGTATGCTTGTGGCACCTCTAGATATAGGGGATGGAGCACTTACAGGAGCAGGTTCCGTAATCACAAAAGATATTCCTTCAAATGCATTGGGGGTAACTAGAAGTAAGCAGATAATTAAAAAGGAGTGGAATAAAAAGTAA
- a CDS encoding selenium metabolism-associated LysR family transcriptional regulator, producing the protein MTLRKLQIFYCVAEKLNMTTVSKEMYISQPAISQMIKEMEEELGVKLFNRLGKRLYLTDEGELFKTYSRRMMNLYQEFEEVLDEKKDLKKGKLKLGASSTIGIYVMPQLIKEFIRDYPEIDISLKIGNTEDIANMILKNDIDLAFVEAEVDMNEIKSEEIWKDELIIITHPEHKWGKHLKIDESELKSEKFILREEGSGTRKVFEAAMKNNHIKYQESFTLGNTEAIKEIIMTGLGISCLSKLTVKKELDEGKLKGYKLKNFEIDREFNLIHHKDKHFSPLMKEFIRKGKEKGI; encoded by the coding sequence ATGACCCTTAGAAAATTGCAGATATTCTATTGTGTTGCAGAGAAGCTAAATATGACGACGGTATCAAAGGAAATGTATATAAGTCAACCAGCTATAAGTCAGATGATAAAAGAGATGGAGGAAGAACTAGGGGTTAAATTATTTAATCGCCTGGGGAAAAGACTTTATCTTACTGACGAAGGAGAACTTTTTAAGACTTATTCAAGAAGAATGATGAACCTCTATCAGGAATTTGAAGAGGTTTTAGATGAGAAAAAAGATTTAAAAAAAGGTAAATTGAAATTAGGGGCAAGTTCTACAATAGGTATATATGTAATGCCACAGCTTATAAAGGAATTTATAAGAGATTATCCAGAAATAGATATATCATTAAAAATAGGGAATACAGAAGATATTGCAAATATGATTCTAAAAAATGATATAGATTTGGCCTTTGTAGAAGCTGAAGTGGATATGAATGAAATAAAAAGTGAAGAGATATGGAAGGATGAGCTCATAATAATTACACACCCTGAACATAAGTGGGGAAAACATCTAAAGATAGATGAAAGTGAACTTAAATCTGAAAAATTTATTTTGAGAGAAGAGGGAAGCGGAACCCGGAAAGTTTTTGAGGCAGCTATGAAAAATAACCATATAAAATATCAGGAATCTTTTACTCTTGGGAATACTGAAGCTATAAAAGAGATTATAATGACGGGATTGGGAATAAGTTGTCTCTCTAAATTAACTGTAAAAAAGGAGTTAGACGAAGGAAAACTCAAAGGCTATAAATTGAAGAATTTTGAAATAGATAGAGAATTTAATTTGATACATCATAAGGATAAGCATTTCTCGCCTCTTATGAAAGAGTTTATAAGAAAGGGGAAGGAGAAAGGGATTTAA
- a CDS encoding DUF2721 domain-containing protein — protein MKLTLTTPALLFSTVSLLMIAYTSRFLAMAALIRQLHEKAMLQGETTEGVLRQIVNLKKRVRLTKNMQFVAILALILSVLSILALFLNQIFLGEAFFFISLVLLVCSLIMSAMEIKLSVSALTIQLTHCIGDSCSIDDFKRLDEQTFYEMLKGKI, from the coding sequence ATGAAACTTACTTTAACTACACCAGCACTTTTATTTTCAACTGTATCTCTTTTGATGATAGCTTATACAAGCAGGTTTTTAGCCATGGCAGCTCTCATAAGACAGCTCCATGAAAAGGCCATGCTTCAGGGAGAAACTACCGAGGGAGTTTTAAGACAGATAGTAAATTTAAAAAAGAGAGTGAGACTCACAAAAAATATGCAATTTGTAGCCATACTGGCATTGATTTTATCAGTATTATCAATTTTGGCTCTTTTTCTAAACCAGATATTTTTAGGTGAGGCGTTCTTTTTTATCAGTCTAGTTCTTTTGGTGTGCTCTCTTATAATGTCGGCTATGGAGATAAAGCTCTCTGTCTCAGCTCTTACTATACAGCTTACTCATTGTATAGGGGACAGCTGTTCTATCGACGACTTTAAGAGATTGGATGAACAGACATTTTATGAAATGTTGAAAGGTAAAATATAA
- a CDS encoding J domain-containing protein, protein MGLFIIFVLFLGPTNAFRALPFIVILWLLFSFFGFIIINFFPVILILLIISYFRNKNNPKSTGRTHYYHFGGNADFDEFFRRTGGQSGGHYQRTGNGYPGNNFGGFEDTTKYYNLLGINKGASQEEIKKAYREMARKHHPDRYATADDDVKEYHEKKFKEINEAYEKLTRGAL, encoded by the coding sequence ATGGGTCTATTTATAATATTCGTTTTATTTTTGGGCCCAACTAATGCATTTAGGGCTTTACCATTTATAGTTATTTTATGGTTATTATTTTCTTTTTTCGGATTTATCATTATAAATTTTTTCCCGGTTATACTTATACTTCTTATTATCAGTTATTTTAGAAATAAGAATAATCCAAAGAGTACGGGGAGAACCCATTATTACCATTTTGGAGGAAATGCAGATTTTGATGAGTTTTTTAGACGAACCGGTGGTCAAAGTGGTGGTCATTATCAAAGGACTGGAAACGGATACCCAGGAAATAACTTCGGAGGCTTTGAAGACACGACTAAATACTATAATTTACTTGGAATAAATAAGGGGGCCAGTCAGGAAGAGATAAAAAAAGCCTACAGAGAAATGGCGAGAAAGCATCACCCAGACAGATATGCAACTGCTGATGACGATGTAAAAGAATATCACGAAAAAAAATTTAAGGAAATAAATGAAGCCTATGAAAAACTCACGAGAGGGGCTCTATAG
- a CDS encoding tetratricopeptide repeat protein — protein sequence MLRTEIFKDYCVNKDLSSREEEVRMLLLENSTDIKLLRELAAILYYKKEAKEAIKIYEKLIRLEPENADFLAFLGYLYYELDIEPKAIEYFNRSLDIAPDAPFVYFLLGNAYSRNGDVISAIKSYDFAIFLDFDIYTAHLDFAKKYEDMGRIPRALKEYITAYEIDPRDEEIKNKIIFLKKELECA from the coding sequence ATGCTGAGGACAGAAATTTTTAAAGATTATTGTGTGAATAAAGACCTCTCTAGCAGAGAGGAAGAAGTTAGGATGCTTTTGCTTGAAAACTCTACTGATATTAAGCTACTCAGAGAATTGGCTGCAATTCTATATTATAAAAAAGAAGCCAAGGAAGCCATTAAAATTTATGAAAAACTCATAAGGCTAGAGCCTGAAAATGCAGATTTTTTAGCTTTTTTAGGGTATCTTTATTATGAGTTGGATATAGAACCTAAGGCGATAGAATATTTTAATAGATCTTTAGATATAGCTCCAGATGCACCATTTGTTTATTTTCTTCTAGGAAATGCATATTCTAGAAACGGTGATGTTATATCAGCTATAAAGAGTTATGATTTTGCGATATTTTTAGACTTTGATATTTATACGGCACATCTTGATTTTGCCAAAAAATACGAGGATATGGGAAGAATTCCGAGAGCTCTAAAAGAATATATAACAGCATATGAAATAGACCCTAGAGATGAAGAAATAAAAAATAAAATAATCTTTTTAAAAAAAGAACTTGAATGCGCTTAG
- the rplT gene encoding 50S ribosomal protein L20, which yields MSRVKTGVVRRKRHKKVLDAAKGYRGASGDVFKQANQAVMRAEAFSTRDRKVRKRKMRQLWIIRINAAARLNGLTYSQFMNGLKKSGIELDRKVLSDLAVNNAAEFSKLAETAKNA from the coding sequence ATGTCTAGAGTAAAAACTGGTGTTGTAAGAAGAAAAAGACATAAAAAAGTTTTAGATGCTGCTAAAGGGTATAGAGGAGCTTCAGGTGACGTTTTCAAACAAGCTAACCAAGCTGTAATGAGAGCAGAGGCTTTTTCAACTAGAGATAGAAAAGTAAGAAAAAGAAAAATGAGACAGCTTTGGATCATAAGAATCAATGCTGCTGCTAGATTAAACGGACTTACTTATTCTCAGTTTATGAACGGTCTAAAGAAATCAGGGATCGAGCTTGACAGAAAAGTACTTTCTGACCTTGCTGTAAATAATGCTGCTGAATTTTCAAAATTAGCTGAAACTGCAAAAAATGCTTAA
- the rpmI gene encoding 50S ribosomal protein L35, with the protein MPKMKSHKGTKKRVKITAKGKFVVKHSGTSHILTKKKRNKKNKLKKDFVAGEGSARKLRVLLPTGEGR; encoded by the coding sequence ATGCCAAAGATGAAGAGTCATAAAGGAACGAAGAAAAGAGTAAAGATAACTGCTAAAGGGAAGTTTGTTGTTAAACATTCTGGTACAAGCCATATCTTAACTAAGAAAAAAAGAAATAAGAAAAACAAACTTAAAAAAGACTTCGTAGCTGGAGAAGGATCAGCTAGAAAGTTAAGAGTACTACTTCCAACTGGAGAAGGTAGATAA
- the infC gene encoding translation initiation factor IF-3: MSIISDKTRINGRIRAREVRVISDSGEQLGVMNTREALSMAMERDLDLVEVSSNSTPPVCKIMDYGKFKYEQARKAKEAKKNQKLVVVKEVKFKARIDKHDFETKASKIEKFLSKDNKVKVTLMLFGRERMHADLGIKILDQIAERFSETADVDKKYFDKQKHLMLTPKK; encoded by the coding sequence GTGTCTATTATTTCTGATAAAACTAGAATTAATGGAAGAATAAGAGCTAGAGAAGTAAGAGTTATATCTGACTCAGGGGAACAATTGGGAGTTATGAACACAAGAGAAGCTCTTTCAATGGCAATGGAAAGAGATCTTGACCTGGTAGAAGTATCTTCGAATTCTACTCCGCCAGTATGTAAAATAATGGATTACGGAAAATTTAAATACGAGCAGGCTAGAAAAGCCAAAGAAGCTAAAAAGAATCAAAAACTTGTTGTTGTAAAAGAGGTTAAATTTAAGGCTAGAATCGATAAACATGATTTTGAAACAAAGGCGAGCAAGATTGAAAAGTTTCTTTCTAAGGATAACAAGGTAAAGGTAACTCTTATGCTTTTCGGAAGGGAAAGAATGCATGCTGATCTTGGTATTAAAATTTTAGATCAAATTGCAGAAAGATTTTCTGAAACTGCAGATGTTGATAAAAAATATTTTGATAAGCAAAAGCATCTAATGTTGACGCCTAAAAAATAG
- a CDS encoding DUF1858 domain-containing protein — protein MVTKDMNILEAVQKHPQIVQVFQKYGLGCVGCMVASGESLGDGIASHGLDADALVEEMNKLIEETK, from the coding sequence ATGGTAACTAAAGATATGAACATTTTAGAAGCAGTTCAAAAACATCCTCAGATCGTACAAGTTTTTCAAAAATATGGATTAGGATGTGTTGGTTGTATGGTAGCTTCAGGAGAAAGCTTGGGAGACGGTATAGCTTCTCATGGTTTAGATGCTGATGCACTAGTAGAAGAAATGAATAAATTAATAGAAGAAACTAAATAA